The following proteins are encoded in a genomic region of Thunnus maccoyii chromosome 8, fThuMac1.1, whole genome shotgun sequence:
- the LOC121901455 gene encoding integrin alpha-6-like, producing MSFKPAKSRSLVLKKGRVANQLRFTLEGTLIPVTLNVTAFNLDTLNVMQRKGDPDSLFGFSIAFHQQLNPARRNLLLVGAPRSKHQNQVNVTGVVYQCDLATTSERCQPIEFNNEEFFESKGINGQWMGVRVTSQGPGKNVMTCAHRYGQWSRNPISDGPHMVTGQCYLLGNDLQVQVGHEGRTWRRVVCDEGHQENHQKTHEWFAYCQQGHGATFAKDNKSVLFGAPGAYLWKGIVQMEPVDNMEIGSEDTRETGNAGTFNPKLIPIQRDSYLGFSIDSGMALIRKGELTIVSGAPRGGYSGQVTFIKMDTKAKENLSVELILSGPGLASSFGYDLAVVDLNGDGWEDLAVGAPEFFVKDGEIGGAVYIYINDDGKNWETIDPIRLPGHKDSMFGLAVENIGDVNQDGYGDIAVGAPYDDSGRVYLYYGSSGGINIPAAQVLSPGSKKITLFGYSLSGNLDVDDNQYPDLAVGSLSDSVFVYRARPVVSVSSNLKLTPNEIDITKAECNKRKCNFTVQACFTYRAHPTSFNPNLKLNYNFEADAKRRKLGVPRVVFLGSSGGNLELPGQGREICNYTKLQLLSDVQDTLHDIPVSVTVSLWTSDQMPRTSDNLPKITPVLNIYQQQNNNSEIVFLNKGCGKNNICHSNLELQYKFCSRNKSQDQDVFKSLVREDGVAVITPSDEDIALEITVTNRNGEDAHQSKLVITPPDTLQYSAFVSSTKTQVTCSTNDNGTHIDCELGNPLPRDANVTFHVIFSTTGILLSTNDVNVTLQLTTTSVQNIQPVQALAKVIFELDLQIHGLAKPSQVSFGKNLRAKSAIETTDEIGTQVKYEFRIINLGRPLKSFANASLNIYWPKENSVGKRLLYLTQISSKDVYSLPCSPVNEVNPLKHVKGLHDPSRKRREAEYEALSTDGFIFLPTRRKYKTITCSDGLKCVEIRCPLVGLDSTALITLHSRLLNSTFTEDYSSLNYLDIVVDAFLDLTSSPENIGLKADKPRTKVKLTVFLERKAEYFQKVAWWIIFLTVIVGLLLLAMLGFLLWKRGCVNCFAHNKKLSHDSDPKAETTHLKG from the exons ATGAGTTTTAAACCAGCCAAGTCCAGGTCTCTGGTCCTGAAGAAGGGAAGAGTGGCCAACCAGCTCCGCTTTACCCTCGAAGGGACCCTGATTCCAGtg ACCTTAAATGTTACAGCTTTCAACCTGGACACCCTGAACGTAATGCAGAGAAAAGGAGATCCAGACAGCCTGTTTGGATTTTCTATTGCCTTCCACCAGCAGCTGAACCCTGCCAGAAGGAACCT ATTGCTGGTAGGAGCTCCTCGATCAAAACATCAGAACCAAGTGAATGTTACAGGTGTTGTCTATCAATGTGATCTTGCAACAACATCTGAGCGCTGTCAGCCCATTGAGTTCAACAATGAAG AGTTCTTTGAGAGTAAAGGCATAAATGGCCAGTGGATGGGAGTTAGAGTGACAAGCCAAGGTCCTGGTAAAAATGTAATG ACCTGTGCTCATCGATACGGGCAGTGGAGCCGAAACCCAATCAGTGATGGCCCTCACATGGTGACGGGTCAGTGCTACCTGTTAGGAAATGACCTGCAGGTTCAGGTTGGGCATGAAGGCAGGACATGGAGGAGGGTAGTTTGTGATGAAGGACACcaagaaaatcatcaaaagaCCCACGAGTGGTTTGCATACTGCCAGCAGGGTCATGGAGCAACTTTTGCAAAGGACAACAAATCTGTGTTATTTGGAGCACCAGGCGCTTACCTGTGGAAAG GAATCGTACAAATGGAGCCCGTGGACAACATGGAAATCGGAAGTGAAGACACTCGTGAGACTGGGAATGCAGGCACATTTAACCCAAAACTCATTCCTATCCAGAGAGACAGTTACCTGG GATTTTCCATTGACTCAGGAATGGCCCTCATAAGGAAGGGTGAGCTGACGATAGTGTCAGGAGCACCCAGAGGCGGCTACAGTGGCCAGGTGACATTTATTAAGATGGACACTAAGGCAAAGGAAAATTTATCTGTAGAGTTAATCCTCTCTGGCCCAGGCCTGGCCTCCTCCTTTGGCTATGATTTGGCAGTGGTGGATCTCAATGGTGACGG GTGGGAGGACCTCGCTGTAGGAGCACCAGAGTTCTTTGTTAAAGATGGCGAGATTGGAGGAGCAGTCTACATCTATATCAACGACGATGGAAAAAACTGGGAGACGATTGATCCCATCCGACTTCCTGGACATAAAGATTCCATGTTTGGCCTCGCAGTGGAAAACATAGGAGATGTCAATCAAGATGGATATGGAG ATATTGCTGTGGGGGCACCTTATGATGATTCTGGCCGAGTATACCTCTACTACGGCTCATCAGGGGGCATCAACATACCAGCAGCACAG GTACTCTCACCAGGATCCAAAAAAATTACTTTGTTTGGATATTCTCTGTCCGGCAACTTGGACGTGGATGACAATCAGTACCCTGATTTGGCTGTTGGGTCGCTATCGGattctgtctttgtttacag AGCGAGGCCAGTGGTCAGTGTCAGCAGCAATCTAAAGCTAACACCAAATGAAATAGACATCACAAAGGCTGAATGTAATAAACGCAAATG TAATTTTACAGTGCAGGCGTGCTTTACCTACAGAGCACATCCGACATCCTTCAACCCCAACTTGA AACTCAATTATAACTTTGAGGCTGATGCTAAGAGGAGAAAATTAGGGGTTCCTCGAGTGGTCTTTCTGGGTTCATCTGGGGGAAACCTGGAGCTCCCTGGACAGGGGAGAGAAATCTGCAATTATACCAAGCTCCAACTTCTG TCAGATGTTCAGGACACACTGCATGATATCCCTGTTTCTGTAACCGTGTCTCTGTGGACCTCCGATCAGATGCCAAGGACGAGTGATAATCTGCCCAAGATCACTCCTGTCCTCAACATCTACCAGCAGCAAAACAATAACTCAGAG ATTGTCTTCTTAAACAAGGGCTGTGGCAAGAACAACATTTGCCATAGTAACCTGGAGTTACAGTACAAGTTCTGTTCCAGGAACAAAAGTCAAGATCAAGATGTTTTCAAATCACTGGTCAG AGAGGATGGTGTTGCAGTCATCACTCCCTCTGATGAAGACATAGCCTTGGAGATCACTGTGACTAACAGGAACGGGGAAGATGCACATCAGAGTAAATTAGTCATCACGCCCCCCGATACTCTTCAGTACTCCGCTTTTGTCTCCAGTACA AAAACACAAGTGACATGTTCAACCAATGACAACGGAACACATATAGACTGTGAACTGGGAAACCCACTCCCAAGAGATGCTAAT gttacatttcatgtcatattctCAACGACCGGCATCTTACTGAGTACAAACGATGTCAACGTCACCCTGCAACTTACAAC AACAAGTGTGCAGAATATACAACCAGTTCAGGCTTTAGCCAAAGTGATTTTTGAACTGGATCTGCAAATACATGg TCTAGCCAAACCTTCCCAGGTGTCATTTGGTAAAAACTTGAGGGCTAAAAGTGCCATAGAAACAACGGATGAAATTGGGACCCAAGTTAAATATGAATTTAGG ATAATAAATTTGGGCAGACCACTGAAATCTTTTGCCAACGCATCACTTAACATTTACTGGCCAAAGGAGAATTCTGTAGGAAAACGGCTGCTGTACTTGACTCAGATCAGCAGTAAAGATGTATATTCTCTCCCTTGCTCACCTGTAAATGAGGTCAATCCACTAAAACATGTAAAG GGGTTGCATGACCCTTCAAGGAAAAGACGTGAAGCTGAATATGAAGCCCTCTCTACAGATGGATTCATCTTTCTTCCAACAAGAAGGAAATACAAAACCATA ACCTGCTCAGATGGACTGAAGTGTGTGGAGATACGCTGTCCTCTGGTGGGCCTCGACAGTACTGCACTGATTACTCTGCATTCTCGCCTCTtgaattctacttttacagaG GATTACAGCTCTTTGAACTACCTGGATATTGTTGTGGATGCTTTTCTCGATCTAACAAGCTCTCcagagaatattggacttaaagcAGATAAGCCCAGGACAAAG GTAAAACTGACCGTGTTCCTCGAGAGAAAAGCTGAATACTTTCAAAAAGTTGCCTGGTGGATAATCTTCCTGACAGTCATCGTAGGACTCCTGTTACTGGCAATGCTTGGCTTCTTGTTGTGGAAG CGGGGATGCGTCAACTGTTTCGCTCATAACAAGAAGCTCTCACATGACAGCGATCCAAAGGCAGAGACCACTCATCTTAAGGGTTAA